Proteins encoded by one window of Spirochaetota bacterium:
- a CDS encoding cob(I)yrinic acid a,c-diamide adenosyltransferase, which yields MGIFKFSTKGDKGETSLLSGERVSKSSIRPETYGTLDEASSALGIAKALTQNDKIMEMIEEVQEDLVILGAELASERDGGKKYQIEMDHISRLEEWIEELQKEVPLPRKFIHPGETAVSAVLDLARTIVRRAERRAIAMKEEGLLDHKEVHSYLNRLADFLFVLARYAGAKG from the coding sequence ATGGGTATCTTTAAATTTTCGACAAAGGGAGATAAGGGTGAGACGAGTCTTTTATCTGGAGAAAGGGTTTCCAAGTCAAGCATTCGTCCTGAGACCTATGGCACACTGGATGAAGCCAGTTCTGCTCTTGGCATAGCTAAAGCCCTAACACAAAATGATAAAATAATGGAGATGATTGAGGAGGTACAGGAAGACTTGGTCATCCTTGGCGCAGAATTGGCCTCAGAGAGGGATGGGGGGAAAAAATATCAGATTGAGATGGATCACATCTCACGCTTAGAGGAGTGGATTGAAGAGCTTCAGAAGGAAGTTCCATTACCTCGAAAGTTCATTCATCCTGGAGAGACTGCTGTCAGCGCCGTTTTGGATTTGGCACGCACAATCGTTCGAAGAGCAGAGCGTCGAGCAATAGCGATGAAGGAGGAAGGGCTCCTGGATCATAAGGAGGTTCATTCCTATCTTAATCGTTTAGCTGACTTTCTGTTTGTATTAGCTCGATATGCCGGGGCAAAGGGATAG